From one Musa acuminata AAA Group cultivar baxijiao chromosome BXJ2-6, Cavendish_Baxijiao_AAA, whole genome shotgun sequence genomic stretch:
- the LOC135614371 gene encoding ubiquitin-conjugating enzyme E2 2-like: protein MSTPARKRLMRDFKRLQQDPPAGISGAPHENNIMLWNAVIFGPDDTPWDGGTFKLTLQFTEDYPNKPPSVRFVSRMFHPNIYADGSICLDILQNQWSPIYDVAAILTSIQSLLCDPNPNSPANSEAARLFSENKREYNRKVREIVEQSWTAD, encoded by the exons ATGTCTACTCCTGCAAGGAAAAGGCTGATGAGAGACTTCAAACGGTTGCAGCAGGATCCTCCAGCAGGTATCAGCGGTGCTCCCCATGAAAACAACATCATGCTATGGAATGCTGTAATATTTGG ccCAGATGATACACCTTGGGATGGAG GCACGTTTAAATTGACACTTCAATTTACAGAGGATTATCCAAATAAGCCACCATCTGTACGGTTTGTTTCTCGAATGTTTCATCCAAATA TTTATGCAGATGGTAGCATATGCTTGGATATTTTGCAGAACCAGTGGAGCCCAATATATGATGTAGCTGCAATTCTTACCTCCATCCAG TCATTACTCTGTGATCCAAATCCCAACTCGCCTGCAAATTCTGAGGCTGCGCGCTTGTTTAGTGAGAACAAGCGTGAATACAACAGGAAAGTGCGCGAGATCGTTGAACAAAGCTGGACGGCGGATTGA
- the LOC135613425 gene encoding syntaxin-124-like, whose product MNDLLSTTSFKQYTNLKHQVQMDQMEAGMSGPGADVGANLERFFEEVENVKNDLRGLESLYRRLQEANEESKTAHSAKTMKAVRARMDADIGQVLRQAKAVKAKLEALDQANAQHRNIPGCGPGSSADRTRTSVVSGLGKKLKDLMDDFQGLRTRIAAEYKETVGRRYYTVTGTHADDDTIETLISSGASETFMQKAIQEQGRGQVMDTISEIQERHDAVKEIERSLLDLHQVFLDMAALVEAQGHQLNDIESHVAHASSFVRRGTVELETAREYQKSSRKWFCIGIIAAALLITFLLLPVLTTLIR is encoded by the coding sequence ATGAACGACCTCCTCTCCACCACCTCCTTCAAGCAGTACACCAACCTGAAGCACCAGGTGCAGATGGACCAGATGGAGGCGGGCATGAGCGGGCCGGGCGCCGACGTCGGTGCCAACCTCGAGAGGTTCTTTGAGGAGGTGGAGAACGTGAAGAATGACCTCCGCGGCCTCGAGAGCCTCTACCGCCGGCTGCAGGAAGCCAACGAGGAGAGCAAGACGGCCCACAGCGCGAAGACGATGAAGGCGGTCCGCGCGCGCATGGACGCCGACATTGGTCAGGTGCTACGGCAAGCTAAGGCGGTGAAGGCCAAGCTCGAGGCGCTGGACCAAGCCAACGCGCAGCACCGGAACATCCCCGGATGCGGCCCGGGGAGCTCGGCGGACCGGACTCGGACGTCGGTGGTTAGCGGGCTGGGCAAGAAGCTCAAGGACCTGATGGACGACTTCCAGGGGCTGAGGACGAGGATCGCGGCGGAGTACAAGGAGACGGTCGGGCGGCGGTACTACACGGTGACGGGGACGCACGCGGACGACGACACGATCGAGACGCTCATCTCGTCGGGGGCAAGCGAGACGTTCATGCAGAAGGCGATCCAGGAGCAGGGGCGGGGACAGGTGATGGACACGATATCGGAGATCCAGGAGCGGCACGACGCGGTGAAGGAGATCGAGAGGAGCCTACTGGACCTGCACCAGGTGTTCCTGGACATGGCCGCGCTGGTGGAGGCTCAGGGCCACCAGCTCAACGACATCGAGAGCCACGTCGCGCACGCCAGCTCGTTCGTTCGCCGGGGCACGGTGGAGCTGGAGACGGCGAGGGAGTACCAGAAGAGCTCCCGCAAGTGGTTCTGCATCGGCATCATTGCCGCTGCTCTCCTTATCACCTTCCTGCTGCTTCCCGTTCTGACCACCTTGATTagatag